CGCCAGTAAACGGCGGTGGTAACTATAACCATCCTAAGGTAGCGAAATTCCTTGTCGGGTAAGTTCCGACCTGCACGAATGGCGTAACGACTTCTCGACTGTCTCAACCATAGGCCCGGTGAAATTGCACTACGAGTAAAGATGCTCGTTTCGCGCAGCAGGACGGAAAGACCCCGGGACCTTTACTACAGTTTGATATTGGTGTTCGGTTCGGCTTGTGTAGGATAGGTGGGAGACTTTGAAGCGGCCACGCCAGTGGTTGTGGAGTCGTCGTTGAAATACCACTCTGGTCGTGCTGGATGTCTAACCTGGGTCCGTGATCCGGATCAGGGACAGTGTCTGATGGGTAGTTTAACTGGGGCGGTTGCCTCCTAAAGAGTAACGGAGGCGCCCAAAGGTTCCCTCAGCCTGGTTGGCAATCAGGTGTTGAGTGTAAGTGCACAAGGGAGCTTGACTGTGAGACCGACGGGTCGAGCAGGGACGAAAGTCGGGACTAGTGATCCGGCGGTGGCTTGTGGAAGCGCCGTCGCTCAACGGATAAAAGGTACCCCGGGGATAACAGGCTGATCTTCCCCAAGAGTCCATATCGACGGGATGGTTTGGCACCTCGATGTCGGCTCGTCGCATCCTGGGGCTGGAGTCGGTCCCAAGGGTTGGGCTGTTCGCCCATTAAAGCGGTACGCGAGCTGGGTTTAGAACGTCGTGAGACAGTTCGGTCCCTATCCGCTGCGCGCGCAGGAATATTGAGAAGGGCTGTCCCTAGTACGAGAGGACCGGGACGGACGAACCTCTGGTGTGCCAGTTGTTCTGCCAAGGGCATGGCTGGTTGGCTACGTTCGGGAGGGATAACCGCTGAAAGCATCTAAGCGGGAAGCCTGCTTCGAGATGAGTATTCCCACCCCCTTGAGGGGTTAAGGCTCCCAGTAGACGACTGGGTTGATAGGCCGGATGTGGAAGCCCAGTAATGGGTGAAGCTGACTGGTACTAATAGGCCGAGGGCTTGTCCTCAGTTGCTCGCGTCCACTGTGTTGGTTCTGAAACCACGAACGGCCCCATGCCATGGTCACGGCATGGTGCGGCTGGACAGTTTCATAGTGTTTCGGTGGTCATAGCGTGAGGGAAACGCCCGGTTACATTCCGAACCCGGAAGCTAAGCCTTACAGCGCCGATGGTACTGCAGGGGGGACCCTGTGGGAGAGTAGGACACCGCCGAACAATCATTCAAAGGGTTGGTCTCTGAACTTCGGTTCAGGGACCAACCCTTTTTTGTTTTCGGCCACTTGAAGTTCATGTTCCGCCTCCAGCATCCACGGCATGGGTACTGCTGCAATGCTCAGGGCCGCAGGCGTCGGACTCGGTGACGAGGTCATCGTGTCGGCCTTCGGAAACGTGGAAGTCGCCGGAGCAGTCGCCCTGGCGGGGGCGCTTCCGGTGTTCGCCGATGTCGATCCGGTGACGTACTGCCTGGACCCGGCCGCCGTCGAAGCGGTCGTAACTCCGCGCACCGCGGCGGTTGTTGTCGTGCATCGCTTCGGTCGGCCGGCGGATGTCGGGCGGTTGCACGGAGTGGGGCAGCGGCACGGGCTGCTGGTGTTGGAACAGGGGGAGTCCGAGGCGCCGTACGACGAGATCGCGCAGCGTCGGGAGCGGGCGGCTTACCTGGACGGGCGGTTGCGCGGGGTGCGGATGCCGGACGGCGGGGACGGACACACGTATCAGCAGTACGTCGTACGGGTGCCGGGGAACGGTCGGCCCGACCGGGACGCCTTCGCGCGGGCCTTGCGGGGGAAGGGAGTCGAGTGCCGAGTGCCGGTGAAGACTCCGTTGCACCGGCTGCCCGAGTTCCGCCGGTGTGTGTCGCTGCCCGAGACCGAGCTCGCGGCGGACGAGACCCTCGCGCTGCCGGTGGACGCCTCGTTGACGAAGCGGGACATGCAGCGGATCGTGTCCGCCTGCAACGCACTCGGCGGACTGCTTCAACCCGCCTTCTGAACGAGTTTGGGAACACCGGCCAGTTCGGGGTACGATCTGTTCTGTCGCCGCGAGGGAAACCTCGAAAAGCGACCGGCCCTCTTAGCTCAGTCGGTAGAGCGTCTCCATGGTAAGGAGAAGGTCAACGGTTCGATTCCGTTAGAGGGCTCCACAAAGAAGCCCCCGCCCTTTCGGGCGGGGGCTTTCTTCATGTCCTGTCCTGCCTTTTCCTCACGCCACTCGCATCGCCAGGATCGCCATGTCGTCGGAAGGGGCGTCGGACGCGAAGCGTTCCACCGCGCGCATGATGCGGGCCGCGACCGCGCCTGCGGTGAGACCCGTGCAGGTGGTGAGGACGTCGGCGAGACCGTCGTCGCCCAGCATGCGGGTGCCCTCACGGCGCTCGGTGACGCCGTCCGTGACGCAGAGCAGGACGTCGCCCGGATCGAGGGTGACCGTCTGCTCGTAGAGCTCCAGGTCCTCCATGACGCCCAGCAGCGGCTGCGGCTCGGCGGCCGCCTCGACGGTGCCGTCCTGGCGTAGGCGCAGGGGGAGCGGGTGGCCGGCGCAGACCACCTTCAGCTCGGCGCTGCCGTCCTCCTGCGGACGCATCTCTCCGTAGAGGAGGGTCAGGAAGCGGCTGCGGGCGCCCTCGTCGAGGATGGCCGAGTTGAGGCGCTCCAGGACGGCCGGGCCGCTGAGGCCCTCGCGGGCCAGGAGGCGCAGGGCGTGGCGGGCCAGGCCGGTCACCGCCGCCGCGTTCGGGCCCGTGCCGCAGACGTCGCCGATGGCGAAGCCGTACGCGCCGTCGCTGATGGGGAAGACGTCGTAGAAGTCACCGCCGACCTCGTTGCCCTCGCCGGCCGCGCGGTAGATGACCTCGACCTCGACGCCGTCGATCTCGGGGAGCTCCGGCGGCAGCAGGCTGCGCTGGAGGGCCTGGCTGATGGCTGTGCGCTCCGAGTAGAGGCGGGCGTTGTCGAGGGCGAGGGCCGCTCGGCGGCTCAAGTCCTCGGCCAGTTCCAGGATCTCCTGGCGGAAGTGTTCGTCGGTGGGCTTGCCGAGGGTCAGCATGCCGATGACGCGGTTGCGGGCGACCAGGGGGAGGACGACCGTCTCGCCGCCCACCGCCGAGGCGGTGGCGAGCGTGGGGCCGATGCCGGACGCCACCTGGTGCGTCGGGCCGCCGGTCAGGCCGAGGCTGCGCATGGAGCTGCGCAGGGCCGCGTCGTGCGCGGCGGCGGCCGGGGCCGCCCAGACCCGGGCGCCAGGGGTGGGGACCGGGTCGGGCGGTGCGATCTTCGAGAGCAACGACTTGATGCCGTCGATGAATTCCTCGTCCTCGTGCAGGACGTACGACAGGTAGGGGTCGGAGGCCTGGTCGGCGATCGTGTAGACCGCGCACCAGGTGGCCAGGGTCGGAACCGTCATCTGGGCCATCAGGGCCAGGGTCTGGTCGCGGTCCAGGGTGCCCGCGAGGAGGTCGGAGGCCTCGACGAGGAAGCTGAGAGAGCCTCGGCGCAGGCGTTCCAACTCGCCGAGGCGGGCCGACTCCACGGCCAGGGCGATGCGGTCGGCCGCGAACTGGAGGCGCAGCGCCTCCTCGTTGGAGTAGCGGCCGGAAGCCTCCGCCGCCACGCCCAGGGAGCCCGTCAGGCGGCCCTCGACCTTCAGCGGGACCGTGACGACCGAGCGCATGCCCGTGCCGTTCAGCAGGGGTACGGCGCCGGGGACGGCCAGAAGGTCCTCGTGGACGGCCGGCATGCGGGCCGAGCCGTAGCGGCCGGGGCCCGCCTCGACGGGCACGCGCGCGAAGCGCTGGCGGGCGGAAGGCAGGCCCGTGGAGGCGCGGACCTCCAGCTCCGTCTCGTCGTCGGTCGCCAGGAGGAGGAAGGCGGAGTCGCCGTCGAGCATGTCGCGGGCGCGCTCGACGGTGCGCTGGAGGAGACCGTCGAGGTCGTCCGGGGCGGGGGAGCCGATGAACACCTCGAAGGGATCGGTGTTCTGGCCGTCCGATGTGGTGGCCGGGTCGGTGGCCGGGCCGCGCGACGGGGTCTGGAGGACCGCGCGTTCGTGGTCGCGGACGAGAAGGCAGACCGTGGAGGGCTCGCCGTCGGTGTCGCGGACGCGGAGGTGGGAGGCGTACACGGGTGTGACACGGCCGCTGGCGCCGCGGATGCCGTAGCTGCCCTCCCAGCGGGAGAGCTGGAGGGCTTCGACGATGCCGGTGCTGGTGCCGGGTGTGTGCGGCCAGGCGGCGAGGTCGGTGAGGGGTTTGCCGGTGACCTGGTCGGCCGAGTAACCGAAGAGCTCCTCGGCGTCCTCGTTCCAGGCCGAGATGGCGCCCGTGCGGTCGATCTGGACGACCGCCACGCGCACCCGGCTGTCGGCGAGCGGGAGGAGGTCGGCCGGGAGGGAGGGGCCGGCCGTGCGGGTGCCGACCGGGCGGTCGGGGAGGTCGAGCTGGAACCAGACCTGCTTGTGGGTGGGGGTGTACTCGACGCCCCAGCGGCCGGCGATGGCCGCGCACAGCTGGAGGCCGCGGCCGCCTTCGCGGTCCGGGCTGCCCATGGTGGCGAGAGAGCCCTGGAGGGGAATCTCACGTTCGGGATACCGGTCGGACACCTCGATGCGTACGCCGTCGGCGCTGCGCAGACACAGGACGTCGGCGTGAGTCCCCGCATGGACGACCGCGTTGGTCACCAGTTCGCTGGTGAGGACCACGGCGTCGTCGATGATGTCGGCGAAGCCCCAGCCCTGGAGGGTGTCGCGGACGAAGGAGCGGGCGGTCGCCACCGATCTCCCGACGGGCTCGAAGCTGGCAGCCGCGCGCGCGGTGATCACTGGACTCCTCGGCCGGTCGTCGACGTGCAGGGCTCCCTGGCCGGTCAGGTCGCCTCGCTGGTGGGGCGGGCGCGTGCTGGAAGCCCGGGGGTCCGGGGTCTGTCCCCCCGGGATCAGTCCGGTGGTCATGTGTGCGGCCGCCCCTCCGATGCCCGCTCGTGCTCGTGCCACCGCCCAGGCCGGTCGGACCGGCGTGGCTGGACAGCCTCGTGCAAGGTTACTTACCTTCCCGGTCCGTACGGATGCCGGTCGCCAGTGTTTCCGCCCGAGGGTGTGCGGACGATGTGCGAAGCTGCCGAACTGTTATGGCCTGGTTCGGCAAGGGTGAAACACTGGGCAGGCTTCTTGTGAAGGTCCGGGCAGACTGGGTGTCTTCTGAGTACAGGGGGCAGCAGCCCCCCGGGTCCGCCTGATTACATCGGGCGGAATCCGAGTGGCAACAGGTATGGCGAGCAGTAGCACCCAGGCACAGCGGTAACGGTCGACCCCTGCGGGAGGGACAAGTGGAGTCTGGCGCAGCGACGCGGGGCACTAAGGCGCGCGCGAAAGGCGGACAGTCTCTGAGCAGGCCGCGTACACCAGGTGGTGGGACGACCGTCGTGGACACGGCGGCCCTGAACCGGCTGCTGGGGGCCCTCGGCTCCATGCGGGACGGTAATTTCCGCAAGCGGCTCACGGTGTCCGGCGACGGCGTGATGTCGGAGATCGCGGCCGTGTTCAACGAGGTCGCGGACCGGAATCTGCATCTCACGGGCGAGCTGTCGCGGGTCCGGCGCATGGTGGGACGTGAGGGAAAGCTCACCGAGCGCCTGGAGACGGGCGCCTGCGAGGGATCCTGGGCGACGGCCGTCGACAACTCGAACGCGCTGGTCGACGACCTCGTACGGCCTGTTTCCGAGGTCGGGCGGGTGCTGTCGGCGGTCGCCGAGGGTGATCTGTCGCCGCGGATGGAGCTCAGGACGCACACGCCGGAGGGGGCCGGGCATCCGCTGCGCGGTGAGTTCCTGAAGGTGGGGCGGACGGTCAACAACCTCGTGGACCAGCTCTCCACGTTCACCGACGAGGTCACGCGGGTGGCCAGTGAGGTGGGGACCGAGGGCAAGCTGGGCGGTCAGGCCCAGGTGCGCGGTATGTCTGGTTCGTGGAAGGACCTGACGGAGTCCGTCAACACGATGGCGTA
The sequence above is a segment of the Streptomyces asoensis genome. Coding sequences within it:
- a CDS encoding DegT/DnrJ/EryC1/StrS family aminotransferase, with the protein product MLRAAGVGLGDEVIVSAFGNVEVAGAVALAGALPVFADVDPVTYCLDPAAVEAVVTPRTAAVVVVHRFGRPADVGRLHGVGQRHGLLVLEQGESEAPYDEIAQRRERAAYLDGRLRGVRMPDGGDGHTYQQYVVRVPGNGRPDRDAFARALRGKGVECRVPVKTPLHRLPEFRRCVSLPETELAADETLALPVDASLTKRDMQRIVSACNALGGLLQPAF
- a CDS encoding SpoIIE family protein phosphatase, which produces MTTGLIPGGQTPDPRASSTRPPHQRGDLTGQGALHVDDRPRSPVITARAAASFEPVGRSVATARSFVRDTLQGWGFADIIDDAVVLTSELVTNAVVHAGTHADVLCLRSADGVRIEVSDRYPEREIPLQGSLATMGSPDREGGRGLQLCAAIAGRWGVEYTPTHKQVWFQLDLPDRPVGTRTAGPSLPADLLPLADSRVRVAVVQIDRTGAISAWNEDAEELFGYSADQVTGKPLTDLAAWPHTPGTSTGIVEALQLSRWEGSYGIRGASGRVTPVYASHLRVRDTDGEPSTVCLLVRDHERAVLQTPSRGPATDPATTSDGQNTDPFEVFIGSPAPDDLDGLLQRTVERARDMLDGDSAFLLLATDDETELEVRASTGLPSARQRFARVPVEAGPGRYGSARMPAVHEDLLAVPGAVPLLNGTGMRSVVTVPLKVEGRLTGSLGVAAEASGRYSNEEALRLQFAADRIALAVESARLGELERLRRGSLSFLVEASDLLAGTLDRDQTLALMAQMTVPTLATWCAVYTIADQASDPYLSYVLHEDEEFIDGIKSLLSKIAPPDPVPTPGARVWAAPAAAAHDAALRSSMRSLGLTGGPTHQVASGIGPTLATASAVGGETVVLPLVARNRVIGMLTLGKPTDEHFRQEILELAEDLSRRAALALDNARLYSERTAISQALQRSLLPPELPEIDGVEVEVIYRAAGEGNEVGGDFYDVFPISDGAYGFAIGDVCGTGPNAAAVTGLARHALRLLAREGLSGPAVLERLNSAILDEGARSRFLTLLYGEMRPQEDGSAELKVVCAGHPLPLRLRQDGTVEAAAEPQPLLGVMEDLELYEQTVTLDPGDVLLCVTDGVTERREGTRMLGDDGLADVLTTCTGLTAGAVAARIMRAVERFASDAPSDDMAILAMRVA